The sequence GATATGGAGACTGGAAAACATATCTTGTGCAGACAACCACCAACTTATGGCAACCTCATCACTATTCTCTCGATCGATGGCGGAGGGATTCGAGGAATCATTCCAGCTGTTGCTCTTGCCTTTCTAGAATCAGAGTTGCAGGTAAACCTGTAGTTATGTAGCACGATTgattttcatatcttgtgatattgGCAATTTGACAAGGCAACACTTACCTGGTGAGAAATATAATAGATTAGAACTCCATGTTCCATATGTCGCATCAGATGAAATAAGCTTGCaatttattttttgtttgtttgtttaaaGTTCAAACTCTCAGGATTTAACTTAATTCACTAACCATGTCTTATTAACTTCAACTGTAAAGTTACTTGCATAAGCCAAGTAAATCTTAAAGTTTGCATTAGTGTCGCAATTAGGGTGCTGTCTTGTTGTTGTCTGCTCCCTACTCTTTTATTGTTATTTATGCACATGTAGATGTTGAGCAGTTGCAGTCGTGCAGAAGATTCAAATTCTTGGAAAATTGGATTTATATTTTGTATTACATCAGTTCAATATTCTGCTAATGCTTGTTCTGTATTTCTGGTTCTTTTATCTCAACTGGACTGGTGGACTGAATATACTTGATGTGTAACAATGATTTTGTTTCCATCTGCCCCAGCATATGCTCCTTTCTTTAGAAGCGCATTAATTTTCAATTGACGCTCTTGATTGCATCCCACTGAAACTGTTATGTTAACTTCTAAAGAAACTTGATGGAGAGGAAGCCCGGTTAGCAGACTACTTTGATGTCATTGCTGGGACCAGCACAGGGGGACTTGTGACTGCGATGCTCACTGCACCAAATAAGAAGAGAAGACCACTTTTTGCGGCGAAGGATATTCAAGCATTTTATATGAACCATGCTCCCAGAATTTTCCCACAGCTCAGGTGAACGATATATTATGGTTTTTGACTTCTTGTTGATTGGATTATGAACTTGTCCAGTAACACATATTGTCTGTTTTTTAGGGGTGCATTTGGTAGGATAATGAGGATACTTCGCTCATTGTCAGGACCTTATTATGATGGTAAGTACCTTCATGAAGTTGTGAGAAAGAAGTTAGGAAGTGCCAGGCTGCATCAGACGTTAACAAATGTGGTAATACCAACTTTCGACATCAAGCGGCTACAACCAACCATTTTTTCGTCGTATGAGGTttccctctttccctctctctcaTCTTTCAGGAGTCCTAATTTGAGCACCTGTAAAATATGGTACATGTTTCTTTGTATTGGATGCTAGTTATAGTAAGTGAGAACCAATTCATTTTAATGGCACAAGAAACACATGCTACTAAAATGTGTATTTCTTTGTTTTCTCTGTAAATTTACTTCAAAGGGAGAACATATATATGAGGCAGTAGTGAGAGGTCGAGAACTTCCATTAATCCTCCATGATGGAGATTTTGCACAAAAATGAACTTTCTATTATCATGTGACAggttaagaagaagaagaacacaatGAATGCTTTGTTATCAGATATTTGCATCAGCACGTCCGCTGCTCCAACTTATTTGCCTGCGCATTACTTCAAGACTGAAGATTCTCATGGAAACATCAAGGAGTTTAATCTTATTGATGGGGGAGTAGCTGCCAATAATCCGGTACTATAGCTGCCTGTAGTTTTGCATAACATACAGCATGCAGCATGTGCTTGATTCAGAGACTGAAGGAAAATCTTGAAATTTTGAAATAGACCTAATATCTGTCTTTGTTGTGTTTAGGCCTTAGTTGCCATTGGAGAAGTAAGCAAGCAGATATTCAAGCAAGATCCAGATTTCTTCCCAATAAAACCTATGGACTATGGCCGGTTTTTGGTCATTTCACTTGGCACAGGCTCATCAAAATTCGAAGAGAAGTACGATGCACAAAAGGCTAAATCATGGGGAGTGTTGGATTGGTTATGTAGCAGTGGATCTACACCATTAGTAGATATTTTCACACGGGCAAGTGCAGATATGGTGGATATTCACATCGCTTCTGTTTTCAAAGCCTTACATTCTGAGCAGAACTATCTGAGAATTCAAGTAAGTAAAATGCAGGCAGcttattttgtactccctccgtccggaaatacttcttggagaaatggatgtatctagacatattttagttctagatacattcatttttatctatttccccgacaagtatttctggacggagggagtacaaagtaaCTAATTAATCAGCTTCCATTTACTCAGAGAATACCATTTCTACATGACAGGATGATACCCTATGGGGGACACTCTCCTCAGTTGATGTTGCCACCAAGGATAACTTGGAGAAACTTGTCAATGTTGGAGAGTTGCTGCTAAAGAAACCTGTCTCACGGGCAAATTTGGAGACTGGCCAAATGGTGCCTGCTTGTAGTGACATAGAGGAGACCAATGAGGAAGCTCTCAAGAGGTGAGCTTTTTGGCTTGCCACCACCTATCAGGTTATTATAATTGCAGTATGCATCTCTACTTATTAGCTAATTAGCACCTTATTTCCAGATTTGCAAAGCTGCTGTCTGATGAAAAGCGAATTCGCCAAGCAAGGTCGCCAAAATGAAGTCCAGTCTCTTATGTCTATGCTCTGCCACAGCGAAATTTTGTCAGCATGGCATACCCCAGTTACCAATTTGTTGATGTGTTTGTTGAAGTTTCATTGTAACGTAGTTAAATAAATGTGTAGTGTGGCATACTGATTGCTATAGTTTGATAATGTTAGGTGCCGGTGGTTTTAGATATGTAAatgcaaatatatttttaaataaaacAAAGCATTTAATTATTGTTCTGTTGTGTTATCGATTTCACTGGTTTATGTCAGCCGATGAGTTCTGAAGGATTCCATGCTGACCATGCAGTGAGACATTCGGAATAAAGAGATAGCCGCCACTGCTGCATGGAACAAGTACCTGGTACGATATCTCTTCGCTTTGTACGTAGAAATAGTTAAACCTATCTCTGCTTTGGGTAATGAGTATCAAGCAAGTGAGATGCCTTTTCAAGAACGCTTTACCCTTTAGTACTTCTTGAGATACTGCTGTTGGGAATTGTCAAAGAGACATCTAATTCTTATAGGGTTTGCAGCATGGACAGACTGGATAAATAAATAGCAAAGCGCTTCACTAACTCAAAGAAGTTCATTTTTATTGACACGCTTTCCAGGGCAACAGGCTCTTCTGTGATTGAGTACCTTTTAGCTTACTTTGAAAGTTTCAAACTCATTACTACTCTCTTGCAATGCGCATTTTTTTTGTTTGTGAAATGCTGTAGTGGCACTATTCTGTGATCCTGGTATACTACTATACTCTGCCAAGTTGGATTTGTTAACATTGCAGCATCCAAGGGGCAACATCGTGGGCTGCAGGATGGCTGGAACTGAATATTTTGATGTGGATACTACGGTGGGTAGCCTTCCAAAGCAGGTCTAAGCATGTGCTCTCGACCACTCAGTCCCTAGATTGGTGATCTGTAACCATCACCCATCAAATTTTGAGCACCAAAAGATCTGATCAACAACCAACAATGCGCAGTGTGAAGTAGGTATAACTGTCAACTTTTGGAACACAAAATTTCCATCAGCACATAAATATAGCTATAGTTTTAAAGCTGATACAATTGGGGATTTCGGAATCCAAGTGGATGGTAGCAAAATCTGTTAAATTAAGTAGAAATCTTGGAGCTCTTCTAGCCAGTCATGGGGGTTCCTTGGTTGGTGGTGCCACACTGCTACATTAGATCGACCATAGGTTTTCTGGGGGAAAAGGCAAATCTGACAAGCATTTCTTCAAACCCCTAGGCTTTTTTGCTCATGTTAGTGGCCTGCACCGCTTGAGTGCCCTAAACCGTTGATCTGAGCCGTTGCCCGTACACCGTACATGAAATATATTTCTTCTCTAGTCTTAGGCTATATATGAAGTTAATGATTAAAAAAGGTGACCCCTCCTTCGTCTGGGGAGCCAGCTAATGTGCTTGGCTGGTCGAAAGCTGTGTCTCTCGATCGATGCGTGTCCAAGCAACGAAGATTCCCAGATTATGCCATGCAAACGATGCTGCCCTTTTCCGAGATCCTTGCAGTAAGTGTTTCTCAACACTTAAGTGTGGGTTACTTTTCCTTTCTGATGATGTTAGTCTTCACTCCATGAGAATCGAAGAGCAATTTGAGTTTAACAGACTGCATGCTCTGCATCTGTCCATGCAATACTCTTCTTTTTTCTGAAGCACTAATCTCCCATAATCGAATGTGCACGTTTAGAAGATGAACATTTAGTTTCTTGATGACTGCGGCAGAGGCATGTGAAAATTTTGGACTCTGCCGAAAATGACATGCATAGTGTTTGGTGCACCATGGCAATGGTGTACTtcatggttgcttcttcatgtGGCCTTCTGAGTTTTGAGGAGCCTTCACATTGCACGGAGCTGGGCTGGCTACCTTTCTACTTTGTATACCCCTCGGATCTAGTATACGCTAGTCTTGTCATCATTTAAAATATTGCACGCCATATGAGAACAGAGCGCCGCTCTGTTGGTAAGCTGTGCGGGTGCGCACGCTGCCCACCCAGGTTGGAGTCTCGGATCCAGCGGTTGCTCAGGTTGCATCTTCTACTACAAAAATATGCCGCCATGGTCTAGTGTCCTGGCCGGTCTCGTTCTTTTTTGAAAAAATACATTGCAGTGCCACAGCACTTCCCCGCCTATAAATTGACGCTTGATGCAAACCTCTCAAATCAAGCTAATTAATAAGCCCAAGCAAGAGGAGTAGCAGCATACCAGTGTGCACTGCCTCAAACCCTGAGCCCCAGGAGAGTCTTAGACCAACTTAATTACTTGTTGGTTCTTCAGTTACATGGCAGGTTCCAAGCATGTCTCGTCGTGCACCTGCATTCTGATAATCTTGGTCGTGTCGAGCCACCTGGCGTCGTGCCCGTGCGAGGCGAGGAGGCTGATGGCGGCGTCGGCAAAGATCGACGGCGATGAGGCATGCGCATCAGCTGGGTGCCGCGCCGTGCAAGGTACTGCTAGTGGTACCGCGGCGGCGACCTGGAAGATGGCGACCACCGACAGTCGTGGAACGTCGCCTGGGCACAGCCCGGGGATCGGCAACAAGCTGCACGCTGCAGGGAACGATCGCCGTTGAGCGAAACTAAGCGCAGCATGCTGCTGGATGGGTACAGAGCTCTTGATTATATGAATGAACTGTTCTCTTGATTTCTATTCCTCGTTCATTGTATTCCATTTCATGCGTGATGTGTATATAGTTTTAGAAAGCGACGAAAAACGTGTGACGTGTATTTcctcttcactggaataaagtttGTGCATTGCCTTCTCTTGTGCAGAGTGCTACTGTGTTATTGTCTCGACAATATAAGGGTGTGTTTGGCAACATTCCCATCCTAGCGTGGttgcccctccccctctccctaaGACATGTTGAGTGCTACTGTGTTATTGTCTCGACAACATAAGGGTGTGTTTGGTAACATTGTAAGACATGCTGAGTGTAGACATGTTAAGTACATGCATCTGTTGTTGTTTGGGTAGTGATGTATGTGCTGAAACATGCTGAGCTGAGACATTGTTTAGTAGGAAGCGGGTTAGTTGCCTGAGGGGTCGCCGGAGTAGGCTACCACCGAGGAGAAGGGAAGGAGGCGGCGTGCGGCTGGGTGTCTCTCGTGGCTGGTAGGGAGCTTGGGAGCGAGAGGATAAATTGGGAGGAAAGATAACCCTAGCAGGCCTCCTTGGGTCCTGAGGATCCTTCAAGCGAAGCATGTTGAGGAGCGAACAACTGCTTGGGGCGTTCTCTCCTCGTGCAGGCTAGGAGGGGTATTTGGGCCGAGTTCGTGCACGCCAAAGAGGCCCCATGCAGGCTAAAGAAACGAATGATCGATTTGTGGTCGTGTTTCGTGTGAGCGAGGGCCTCCGTTCCTTCCTTTGGTGTTTTCTTCTTAGCCTCGTGGGGACCCCCTGGTAGTCGGTCGTGGTTGACTTTACCCTCGATGCTCGTGAGCGCCCTCCTGCTCCCCTCTGATTTATGTTGTCCACCTCCTTGCCTTCCTTCTATGGCGCGGGCGATGGGTGGTCTAGCGGCGGTGTGGCCTTGTGGCTCGGTGACGCCGTGTCTATGCTCGTGCAAGTGATGTTGGCACTATGCCGTTGGTGGTTTTGTCCCGGTGATGCTTGAGCTCCAGTTGTCACTGTCGTCGTTGTAGTcttcgtcctcgtcgtcgtcgtggtGTTTGGGCTGGTGGCTGGCTAAGTGGCTATTGTTCAGGCTCTCGCAGTAGATGTTTCTCGTTTCTCATGCCTTGCGCAATTCTTTTGCTCTAGTCTAGGTTGTCTTGGGTTGTCGTGTTGTTTTCGGTCGCGCGTCTTGGACAATATAAGGGTGGTGATTTGCTTGGGTAGCGTCATTTTATGGTGATGATGATGTAATAAGGGTCGTGCCGTCTTCAGCGCTGTACTCATTCTTAATCACATGCATGCCACTTTTGTGCATGGTTTTGTAttcaaaatgaaagaaagaattgTCAAATACATAGAAAAAAACTCCAAGAATCGACATCAAGAAGGCATAAAGCTGCTCCGCCCGTGCGATCAACATAGAGAAGCCATGATTCTCTCATGCATGGctgtcaacaaaagaagccatgcTATATTCTCTCATGCATGTGGTAGTACTACCCTTTTCTCTCATGCAGATGGTACCTGCAGACATTAACTACGCTAACCTTCCGAAAGAAGCCAATCTAGTCGAGCTCCGTGTAGCTGCGCTCCCGTGAGGAATCTCTCGGACACTTTGCTGCACGGGATCCTCCCGGCTAGATCTACCGGCAAGAAGTAGTACTAGCTAGTAGTATATCTTTCTCCAGGCTAGCTGATGGCAAGCTGGATTCCGGGACCGGGCCTTTGACAGCAACCGGAGGGGCGCTGTGGATCCACCGTGAGCGGTATATTCCCACTGTCATCGCCGCCTTTGACCTCCCTGCCACCACAGGCTTCGCCGAATCACTGGCCAGTGTCGATCGCTGTCTTGCGTCCGTTCGTGGTCTGACCGTACGAAACGGGCGAGCTTTTCTTTTTATAGCGAGTTCCTCACTCTCAGCCGCCGGTGTCACACCCTCTCATGTTACCTCACAAGAAAGAAAGCGCCAGGCGGCGGCTGGCACTAGTGGGAGTATAGAACGACGTAACATGCAGGACACCTACCGGAGAGAGGTCTGTGGGGTGCATGCGGCCCTAGCCCTGCCGCCCTGCAAGCTAGGAGAGCGTGGATTTCAGAGTTTCCTCGGTTTGGAAATAAGTAACCTGTTTTAagttggtcatagtggggagtatcatactACATTCGTACtacatagtatcatagattagtactATTATAGATAGTCTTATTTATTgctatgcatgacacatagtaccatcacatttattatgtacggtatctacctatgttactacaaccatctctcttctttaattgtctgccacataagcatgtttgcgagtcccaagtgcatgatactacttatgttacccccaccaTGGCTAGCCATAGTCCGAAtcacttactccctccgtcccataattagggatgaaaacggagcgaAAACAGACGAAACTGGGTGCTAccacatttgttttcatattttcttgCAGAAGCGGAAACAAATACAAAAACCCCGAAATGATATGAAAACAGATATTACCGAAAACGGACACGGACCGGATACAGAGCGGACACGGAAACATAAGTGTTTGTTGACCGGAACTTAAACCCCCCTTGAATCATAAATAAATACACACAAAAAGCAAACAAATTTAATgaattgttaacatggctacaaaataatatggtTGTGTTAACAACTTAGGGTAGTATTGTAGCAATATTGGACAATTCCATATAAGGTCTAGTTGAGTACGTGTGTTAGTAGAATTTGGTACTCAAATGATCCATTCTACTCATTCGGCTCATTGTGTCATTTTGTGTTGTTTGATAGTTGGGCTACAAAGCAACCATAGGCCTATAGTAGAAacagaaattccatattcacgAAAACGGAAAGTTTCCTTTCCACGTCTGTTCCATCGGAAAACACGGTTCCATTTTTGTTTCCGTTTCCACAaaaaaaaattccatttccattttcGTTTTGCAATTTTTTGTTTCCGTTTTCATattttctctccgtttccatttttccccgaaaaaacagaaactttccactccattttcatccctacccataatataagagtgtagtgtcaaaaatgttcttatattatgggacagagggagtattttctaACGGAGGTAGTACTAAAACCTCTACTCTTGATTTTATGGGGGTTTTCCTTCACTGCCTGTAAGGTGGATTAGTGAGGAGCATTTTTTTCTTTGGCAGGCTTATCTGTCGGGGAATCATCCTTTCGGGAGGGAAAAAATCGTCATCACTAACACCCCGATAATCATTGCGATTTCATCTCcatcaccatcttcaccaacatcgtcaTCCATCTCCAACCCTAGCCTCCAGTCTATGAACTATACCTCGGGCCCTTCATTGAAATTACTTTCTGGTGTTGATTACTTCTTCCAGTTGCCGCTTAAAAGTTTATTGATGAAATATCCGTATGTTCAAATTGTTATTCATATTATGATCTCCACTGATTATGATCTGTATGATGGCTTGTGAGTAGTCCGTTACGTTCCTGATGACATGGGATAAGCCTGGTTactagtaatcatgtgaagttgaatAAAGTTCAATGTCTTTGATATTATGTTCTGGTGAAATTCTCTAGTGGTGGTGTAACCCATATCACTTCACCATAAGGGCACATTGTGTGATTAGTTGATATTACCAAACCCTAATTTTATGATCTATTACATAATAGGTTATTTTGAACCCAGATGTTATCTTAATTACTCTTGTGCATTTGACTAACTGTGGATGCTTGCATAGATGGTATAATCATAAGTATGTTGTCGAGGGGTTTCTGAACAATGACAACATTAGCCGAGGTTCAGCCTTGGTGATAACAAGATCGGTGGACGGTCCTGACTGTAAAGCCAAATCAACCATAGTGGATGGAGGCGACCGAAGGTTTGGACCTTCTATTTCTCAGGCCGGGGAATTTACTTCCCTGACATTTTGTTTGGTCTCGGCCTTAACCTCTGGAGGCCCTTGCTTCAGGTGCAGACCGGTTTGAAATGGTATCGTGCAGCGGCATCAAGTCATCGGCGGGTTGGTCGGCTTCTCTAGCATCATCTTCCACAGGTGCAAGCGGGTTTGAAATGGTACCGTGCAACGACATCAAGTCATCGGTTGGCTGGTTGGCTTTTCTAGTGTCATCCTCCTCTGTAGCCGCGAAGATGGAGCTGGAGTCCGGAGGAGGTGGATGAGCCTGAGCGACTAGCTTGGCTATCAAGGATCCCATGTCTGTATGGTGGGTGGTGTCGAGAGACGCGATGGATGTTCCTATAGGGGCGCCACGCAAGTCTGGGCCAAGATTGTGCGGCGGCCTGCAGTACAAGATGCATTGAAAATGAATAAGGATTAAATGCAGTTATAGTTGGCAGTTCGGCTGTGAAAATACTTATAAATAGACGTCGGCTTGACATGGAAGTTTTGACCTACGCACCTTCTGGCACTTCTCCCGCCAACGTCATTCGGTGGGTCCTATTTGACGGCACTAGAACCCGAGGTTTTGTCATCTCGGTTGCGCCTGACCAGCTCGAAGGCGTTGGGATCAGCCTCCTCGGTCTCACTTCGGGACTCCTCCATGACTTCCTCGTGGTCGGCATCAAGATCGACCTCGTGGTCACACATACGGAACGTTAATTCAAAGCCATTTCATTGATCCCCAAAACAAATACATTGGGTTGCAAGGCtcttgcctcaacccataccttaccgaactactcacacatggagatcagatcacACGAAGAACACATCATAGGACACATCATGAAGGTAGATTGATTGATAATGTCTTACAGTGCATGCTGTGTGTGATACATGATTACAAGTATGATCTAGTGGAGGAAGAACTATGGTAATGATGGAGATGGTGGCTATGGAGATGGGAAATGGCGGCGCctagggttgatgaagatgggatgaAGATGGCTCTATTCTGGCTCCGCATACGGTTGTTTTGTTGACATTTTAGCCTTGGCCCTTTTGTAAAAGTTGTTCAGGTGGACGAGGAGCATCGGTTTCTGTTGgggaatgcggcaatttctaaaaaatttctacgatcacgcaagatctatctaggtgatgcatagcaacgagaggggagagtgtgttcacgtaacCTCgtaaaccaaaagcggaagcgtttagtaacacggttgatgtattcgaacttcttcgtgatccaaccgatcaagtaccgtatgtacgtcacctccgcgttcaacacacgttcagctcaatgacgtcccttgtactcttgatccactTGAggtcgagggtgagttccgtcagcacgacagcgtggcgacggtgatgatgatgctaccggcacagggcttcgcctaagctccgcaacggtatgatCCAGGTGTGTAACTGTCGAGGGGGGCacggcacacggctaaaagatcaacttatgtgtctttggggtgccccctgccaacgtatataaaggagggagggagagaggggcgcgccaagtgtagggagtcctactaggactcccaagtcctagtaggattccctttccttttcggagtaggaaagaaggaaaggagggagagggagaaggaaaggggggggggcgccccgccCCCTTGTCCAATTTGCTTTGGGCAGGGGGAGACAcacgccacctcgtggcccttcttccctctctctactaaagcccaataaggcccattaacttcccccgacgaattcccgtaactctctcgtactccgaaaaatacccgaatcactcggaacctttccgatgtccgaatagctttccaatatatcgatctttacgtcttgaccatttcgagactcctcgtcacgtccatgatctcatccaggacttcgaacaaacttcggtcatcaaaaacacataactcataatacatatcatcatcgaacgttaagcgtgcggaccctacgggttcgagaactatgtagacatgaccgagacacatctccggtcaataaacaatagcggaacctggatgctcatattggctcctacatattctatgaagatctttatcggtcaaaccgcataacaacatacgttgttccctttgtcatcggtatgttacttgcctgagattcgatcgtcggtatcatcatacctagttcaatatagttaccggcaagtctctttacttgttccttaATACTTCATACcgctactaactcattagtcataatgcttgcaaggcttatagtgatgatcattactgagagggcccagagatacctctccgaaacatggagtgacaaaacccaatctcgatctatgcgaacccaacaaacaccttcggagacacctgtagagcatctttataatcacccatttacgttgtgacatttgatagcacacaaggtgttcctccggtatttgggagttgcataatctcatagtctgaggagcatgtataagtcatgaagaaagcagtagcaatgaaactgtaacgatcataatgctaagttaatggatgggtcatgtccatcacataattctcctaatgatgtgatctcgttcatcaaatgacaacacatgtctatggttaggaaacataaccatctttgattaacgagctagtcaagtagaggcatactagggacactttgttttgtctatgtattcacacatgtactaagtttccggttaatacaattctaggatgaataataaacatttatcatgatataaagaaatataaataacaactttattattgcctctagggcctattcccttcagtctctcacttgcactagagtcaataatctagttcacatcgccatgcgatttaacaccaatagttcacatctgtatgtgattaacacccatagttcacatcgccatgtgaccaacacccaaagggtttactagagtcaataatctagttcacatcactatgtgattaacacccaaagagtactaaggtgtgatcatgttttgcttgtgagagaagtttagtcaataggTATGTCACactcagagccgtatgtattttgcaaatattctatgtctacaatgctctgcatggagctactctagctaattgctctcactttcaacatgtatccagattgagacttagagtcatctggattgatgtaaaagcttgcatcgacgtaactctttacgacgagctcttttatcacctccataaccgagaaatagttccttagtcctcttaggtaactaaagataactttgaccgctatatagtgatccactcctggatcactatcgtatccccttgccaaactcatagcaaggcacacaactggtctggtacatagcatggcatactttgtagaacctatgactgatgcatagggaatgactttcattctctttctatcttctgccgtggtcgggttttgagtcttactcaactttacaccttgtaatacaggcaaaaactccttctttgactgatccattttgaactatatcaaaaatttatcaaggtatgtactcattgaaaagtcttatcaagcgtcttgctatatctgtatagatcttgatgccaaatatgtaagcagcttcaccgaggtctttcttttaaaatctcctttcaaactctcctttatgctttccagaaaattttacatcatttccgatcaacaatatgtcatccacatatacttatcagaaaggttgtagtgctccca comes from Triticum aestivum cultivar Chinese Spring chromosome 5B, IWGSC CS RefSeq v2.1, whole genome shotgun sequence and encodes:
- the LOC123112244 gene encoding patatin-like protein 2 isoform X1; protein product: METGKHILCRQPPTYGNLITILSIDGGGIRGIIPAVALAFLESELQKLDGEEARLADYFDVIAGTSTGGLVTAMLTAPNKKRRPLFAAKDIQAFYMNHAPRIFPQLRGAFGRIMRILRSLSGPYYDGKYLHEVVRKKLGSARLHQTLTNVVIPTFDIKRLQPTIFSSYEVKKKKNTMNALLSDICISTSAAPTYLPAHYFKTEDSHGNIKEFNLIDGGVAANNPALVAIGEVSKQIFKQDPDFFPIKPMDYGRFLVISLGTGSSKFEEKYDAQKAKSWGVLDWLCSSGSTPLVDIFTRASADMVDIHIASVFKALHSEQNYLRIQDDTLWGTLSSVDVATKDNLEKLVNVGELLLKKPVSRANLETGQMVPACSDIEETNEEALKRFAKLLSDEKRIRQARSPK
- the LOC123112244 gene encoding patatin-like protein 2 isoform X2 produces the protein MLTAPNKKRRPLFAAKDIQAFYMNHAPRIFPQLRGAFGRIMRILRSLSGPYYDGKYLHEVVRKKLGSARLHQTLTNVVIPTFDIKRLQPTIFSSYEVKKKKNTMNALLSDICISTSAAPTYLPAHYFKTEDSHGNIKEFNLIDGGVAANNPALVAIGEVSKQIFKQDPDFFPIKPMDYGRFLVISLGTGSSKFEEKYDAQKAKSWGVLDWLCSSGSTPLVDIFTRASADMVDIHIASVFKALHSEQNYLRIQDDTLWGTLSSVDVATKDNLEKLVNVGELLLKKPVSRANLETGQMVPACSDIEETNEEALKRFAKLLSDEKRIRQARSPK